From Malaciobacter mytili LMG 24559:
AATTTGAAGTTGAATGGATGCATATTACTCACTCAATTATTGATTCATCAGCAATTGCAGTAAAAACTGAAGCAGGGACAATTATTCATACAGGAGATTTTAAAATTGATCATACTCCAATTGATGGTTATCCAACAGATTTACATAGATTAGCACATTATGGAGAAGAAGGGGTATTACTTCTTACTAGTGATTCAACAAATTCACACTCTCCTGGATTTACAAAATCAGAAAAAACAGTAGGCCCTACTTTTGATAAAATTTTTGCAAATGCAAAAGGAAGAGTTATTATGTCTACATTCTCTTCAAATATCCATAGGGTTGCACAAGCAATTGAAAGAGGATTAAAATATAATAGAAAAATATGTATTATTGGTAGATCTATGGAGAAAAACTTAGAGATTGCTATGAGTTTAGGATATATTAAATTCCCTAGAGACCAATTTATTGATGCCCATGAAATTAATAAATATAATGATGGTGAAGTTTTAATTGTAACAACAGGAAGCCAAGGTGAATCTATGAGTGCACTTTATAGAATGGCTATTCATGAACATAGACATATTAAGATTAAACCAGAAGATCAAATTATTCTTTCAGCAAAAGCAATTCCAGGAAATGAAGGAAGTGTTTCTGGTATTATAAATCATTTATTAAAAGCTGGTGCAAAGGTTGCATACCAAGATTTTAGTGATATTCACGTATCAGGACATGCTGCACAAGAAGAGCAAAAACTAATGCTAAGATTAGTTAAGCCGAAATTCTTTATGCCAGTGCATGGAGAATATAACCATGCTATAAAACATGGACAAACTGGAATTGAGTGTGGAATTTTAGAAAGAAATTTATATATAATGAGTGATGGAGAGCAAATAGAAGTTTCTCCAAAATATCTTAAAAAAGTAAAAACAGTTAAAACTGGAAAAGTATATATAGATAATCAACTTAATCATAAAATTTCTGATGATATTGTTCTTGATAGACAAACAATGGCTAAAGAAGGAGTTATTGTTATTGTTGCTCAAGTAAATGAAAATGATAGAACACTTGCTCAAAAACCAAGAGTTACTTCATTTGGACTTGTTCCTAATAAACAAGATAGAGTATTTAGTAAAGAGATTGAAGAACTATTGGCAACTGCACTTAAAAATGCAAGACCTGGTATCTTTAAAAACAACAAAATTTTAGAAGATGAAATTAGAAAAGTTGTTAGAAAACATTGCATTAGAAAATATAAAAAATATCCAATGATTGTACCAACTTTATTTGTTCAATAAGGAAATAAAATGGATTTTAAAGCAGTTGCACAAGAGGTTTTAATAACTGAAGCAAAAGAGTTAGAGTTAGCTGCAAAAAATTTAGATGTTGATTTTGAAAAAATTGTTGAATTAATTGTTAATTCAAAGGGTAAACTTATTGTAACAGGAGTTGGAAAATCTGGACTTGTTGGAGCAAAAATAGCTGCAACATTAGCTAGTACAGGTACAAGCTCTTTTTTCTTGCATCCCACTGAGGCAATGCATGGAGATTTAGGTATGATAGGAAAAGAGGATATTGTACTTGGTA
This genomic window contains:
- a CDS encoding ribonuclease J, translating into MEETKVQTIQEDNVEQKKSANNRQPRRSRKPKNNNTSTAPIATNDSEGNIDEKKSIQRKRKPKPKTQPQQTKGEGWINDLKKAHQINERIHKDRLNPHYKLNLNTNAKVRITPLGGLGEIGGNMMVMETETCALIIDVGMSFPDEDMHGVDILIPDFTYIREIKDKIAGIIITHGHEDHIGAMPYLFKEMQFPVYGTSLPLEMIGSKFDEHKMREHRKYFRAIQKRVPIKIGEFEVEWMHITHSIIDSSAIAVKTEAGTIIHTGDFKIDHTPIDGYPTDLHRLAHYGEEGVLLLTSDSTNSHSPGFTKSEKTVGPTFDKIFANAKGRVIMSTFSSNIHRVAQAIERGLKYNRKICIIGRSMEKNLEIAMSLGYIKFPRDQFIDAHEINKYNDGEVLIVTTGSQGESMSALYRMAIHEHRHIKIKPEDQIILSAKAIPGNEGSVSGIINHLLKAGAKVAYQDFSDIHVSGHAAQEEQKLMLRLVKPKFFMPVHGEYNHAIKHGQTGIECGILERNLYIMSDGEQIEVSPKYLKKVKTVKTGKVYIDNQLNHKISDDIVLDRQTMAKEGVIVIVAQVNENDRTLAQKPRVTSFGLVPNKQDRVFSKEIEELLATALKNARPGIFKNNKILEDEIRKVVRKHCIRKYKKYPMIVPTLFVQ